Proteins encoded together in one Actinomycetota bacterium window:
- a CDS encoding acetyl-CoA carboxylase carboxyl transferase subunit alpha — MEAWKEVVLSRHPARPMAADLIALACDYFFEIRGDRTGTDDPAVITGLATMGGERIAVAGHHKGRSAAERKRCNLGMPGPRGFGKARRLFRLAEKLSLPVLCLVDTPGAFPGPEAEEGGQAWAISANLAVLASLRTPVVVALIGEGGSGGALALGIGDVVLMMEHATFSVISPEGCASILWKDAGKAPEAARALRLTSRDMLELDLVDAIVPEGPGGAHLCPSLAAGNLAEAVLEHLRAIAALPTSSLLTRRRERYLRLSFHLEAAGEIGRGRTPAGSRP; from the coding sequence ATGGAGGCCTGGAAGGAGGTCGTTCTCTCTCGCCATCCCGCGAGGCCTATGGCGGCCGATCTCATCGCCCTGGCATGCGATTACTTCTTCGAGATCAGGGGTGACCGTACCGGCACCGATGACCCGGCGGTGATCACCGGCCTGGCGACGATGGGCGGCGAGCGCATCGCCGTGGCCGGACATCACAAGGGACGGAGCGCCGCGGAAAGGAAGCGCTGCAACCTCGGCATGCCGGGACCCCGCGGCTTCGGGAAAGCGCGAAGGCTCTTCAGGCTGGCGGAGAAGCTCTCCCTGCCCGTGCTCTGCCTCGTGGATACACCGGGCGCGTTTCCCGGTCCGGAGGCCGAAGAGGGCGGTCAGGCCTGGGCCATATCCGCCAACCTCGCCGTCCTCGCCTCCCTCAGGACCCCGGTGGTCGTCGCGCTTATCGGGGAAGGAGGGAGCGGGGGGGCACTGGCGCTGGGCATCGGCGACGTCGTGCTGATGATGGAGCACGCCACCTTTTCGGTCATCAGTCCGGAGGGTTGCGCTTCCATCCTGTGGAAGGACGCGGGGAAGGCTCCGGAAGCGGCCCGGGCGCTGCGGCTGACCTCGCGGGACATGCTGGAACTCGACCTTGTGGATGCCATCGTGCCCGAAGGCCCCGGGGGAGCCCACCTCTGCCCTTCGCTGGCTGCCGGCAATCTGGCGGAGGCGGTCCTGGAACATCTGCGCGCCATCGCCGCGCTCCCCACTTCCTCTCTTCTCACGCGGAGAAGAGAGCGCTACCTACGCCTGTCCTTCCACCTCGAGGCGGCGGGCGAGATCGGCCGCGGGCGAACACCGGCAGGCAGCCGGCCGTGA
- a CDS encoding ACP S-malonyltransferase produces the protein MRTAFVFPGQGSQRPGMAGEVLGAGDGAREVFVLANEICGSDLVELCDKGDPLLLSRTDYCQIGVAATSLAWLELLRRRGEKPHAVAGHSLGEYCAACAAGCMSVEDCLRLVWRRGKAMLECSRETPGGMLALVGVGWEAARELLEESGEEGRVAFANLNSATQVVLAGDPDDLRNTAARLRARGIRSVPLKVSGAFHTPAMARAREVVARCLETMPLRDPSLTFFSAFTGERVRTASEVAECLSSGITSPVRWLEVQSRLVENGTERQVEVGPGDVLSRMGSVDHPHVLFVRAAEVTSG, from the coding sequence ATGCGCACCGCCTTCGTGTTTCCCGGGCAGGGAAGCCAGCGACCCGGCATGGCGGGCGAGGTCCTCGGGGCGGGAGACGGGGCCAGGGAGGTCTTCGTGCTCGCGAACGAGATATGCGGCTCCGATCTGGTGGAGCTGTGCGACAAGGGAGACCCGCTGCTGCTGTCCCGTACCGATTATTGCCAGATCGGCGTGGCCGCCACCTCCCTCGCATGGCTGGAGCTGCTCCGCCGACGGGGGGAGAAACCCCATGCCGTGGCCGGCCACAGCCTGGGCGAATACTGCGCCGCCTGCGCCGCAGGCTGCATGAGCGTGGAGGACTGCCTGCGGTTGGTTTGGCGTCGGGGCAAGGCCATGCTGGAGTGCTCGCGCGAGACGCCCGGGGGGATGCTCGCCCTGGTGGGTGTGGGATGGGAAGCGGCGCGAGAGCTCCTCGAGGAGTCTGGGGAGGAAGGCCGCGTGGCCTTCGCCAACCTCAACAGCGCAACCCAGGTGGTCCTGGCGGGCGACCCGGATGACCTGCGGAACACGGCGGCAAGGCTGCGTGCGCGGGGGATCCGCTCCGTACCCCTGAAGGTCAGCGGAGCCTTTCATACCCCGGCCATGGCGAGAGCGCGTGAAGTGGTGGCGAGGTGCCTGGAAACCATGCCCCTGCGCGATCCCTCGCTCACCTTCTTCTCCGCCTTCACGGGAGAGCGGGTACGCACCGCGTCGGAGGTGGCGGAATGTCTCTCGAGCGGCATCACTTCCCCGGTGCGCTGGCTCGAGGTCCAGAGCAGACTGGTGGAAAACGGCACCGAGCGCCAGGTGGAAGTGGGGCCGGGAGACGTCCTCAGCCGCATGGGCAGCGTCGATCACCCCCATGTGCTCTTCGTGCGCGCGGCGGAGGTCACGAGTGGATAG
- a CDS encoding ATP-grasp domain-containing protein encodes MFRRVLIANRGEVALRILRTLREMDVEGVLICSESDARFSMPHAVKMLCIGSDDPAHSYLNPYRIINAAVAAGTDAVHPGYGFLSEDATFARLCLEMGLAFIGPSPETLRSLGDKASACRLASEVGLPTLLMGVAHGEEEVARMMEMASCPVVLKPVMGGGGKGIRVVHRPEDVEEAWRQARKESATGFRDGGIYVERYLVGARHLEVQVARDARGNVISFPLRECSIQRRHQKWVEESPAPSCPEHLEKALRDGAEGLAGACGLVGIATVEFLVRGEEFFFLEVNPRLQVEHTVTEMLCGMDLVREQVRIACGEELENIPIPRGHAMESRVYGHPRGAGACRLDLPGGNGIRVDAPPAGALAASARYDGMLAKICSWSPTREMNVRRMQRALEETEADGLRTNLPELRSLLESTAFRRGRYDLSTLEKAAGDGPAGPLPDKRSARKA; translated from the coding sequence TTGTTCAGGCGCGTGCTCATAGCCAATCGGGGCGAAGTCGCCCTGCGCATCCTGCGCACCCTCAGGGAGATGGACGTGGAGGGGGTTCTGATATGCTCCGAGTCGGACGCCCGCTTTTCCATGCCCCACGCGGTGAAGATGCTCTGTATCGGCAGCGATGACCCCGCCCACAGTTACCTCAACCCCTACCGCATCATCAACGCGGCGGTGGCGGCGGGAACGGACGCGGTGCACCCGGGGTACGGCTTTCTCTCCGAGGACGCCACTTTCGCCCGCCTGTGCCTGGAGATGGGCCTCGCCTTCATCGGTCCCTCGCCCGAAACCCTGCGGAGCCTCGGGGACAAGGCCAGTGCCTGCAGGCTTGCGTCCGAGGTAGGCCTGCCAACCCTGCTCATGGGGGTGGCGCACGGCGAGGAGGAGGTCGCAAGGATGATGGAGATGGCTTCATGTCCCGTGGTCCTCAAGCCGGTGATGGGAGGCGGCGGGAAGGGAATCCGCGTCGTACACCGCCCCGAGGACGTGGAAGAGGCCTGGCGCCAGGCGCGCAAGGAGTCGGCCACCGGTTTCCGCGACGGCGGTATTTACGTCGAGCGCTACCTCGTCGGCGCCCGCCACCTCGAGGTCCAGGTGGCGCGCGACGCGCGGGGCAACGTCATCTCCTTCCCCCTGCGGGAATGTTCCATACAGCGCCGTCACCAGAAATGGGTCGAGGAGAGCCCCGCCCCCTCCTGCCCGGAACATCTCGAGAAAGCGCTGCGAGACGGAGCGGAAGGCCTGGCCGGGGCGTGCGGGCTGGTGGGGATAGCCACGGTGGAGTTCCTGGTGCGCGGGGAGGAGTTCTTTTTCCTGGAGGTCAATCCCCGCCTGCAGGTCGAGCACACCGTCACCGAGATGCTCTGCGGCATGGACCTGGTGCGCGAACAGGTGCGCATCGCCTGCGGCGAGGAACTGGAAAACATCCCCATTCCCAGGGGCCACGCCATGGAGTCGAGGGTCTACGGTCACCCCCGGGGCGCGGGAGCGTGCCGACTGGACCTGCCGGGCGGAAACGGCATCCGCGTGGATGCGCCGCCGGCGGGGGCGCTCGCCGCCTCGGCGAGGTATGACGGCATGCTGGCGAAGATCTGCTCCTGGTCGCCCACGCGGGAGATGAACGTGCGCCGCATGCAGCGGGCGCTCGAAGAGACGGAGGCCGACGGCCTGCGCACCAACCTGCCCGAACTGCGCTCCCTCCTGGAAAGCACCGCCTTCCGGCGCGGGAGATACGACCTCTCCACCCTCGAGAAGGCGGCCGGCGATGGGCCGGCCGGCCCCCTGCCGGATAAACGGTCCGCGCGGAAAGCGTGA
- a CDS encoding ketoacyl-ACP synthase III, with the protein MDGITIAACGKGIPRHSLHNRDLEGFLDTSHAWILSRTGIEERRVADPEEDNISLSLEACRMALERSGLDGGDVDLIVVATATPDRLVPSLACTLQRELGSRGPALDINAGCSGFVYALVIALQLMRGGLASRALVVGTETLTRIVDWRDRSTCVIFGDGAGAALLAPCPAGEGIIASSLDAQGGGDRLIRAEGGGARMMASLMGGLLREVSSLPPPLPDIPRSWGDAYPFIRMDGREVFRFAVNKLCATVRELCAAAGVRMDDIALVIPHQANLRILNASAERLGCPPDIFFTNIHRYGNTSSASIPIALEEALHAGLIGEGDLVVLAAFGAGMTWGGVLLRWHRGTATGTGREKV; encoded by the coding sequence ATGGACGGAATAACCATCGCGGCCTGCGGCAAGGGCATACCCCGCCACTCCCTCCACAACCGGGACCTGGAGGGATTCCTGGATACCAGCCACGCCTGGATACTGTCGCGCACGGGGATCGAGGAGCGCCGGGTGGCGGATCCGGAGGAGGACAACATCTCCCTCTCCCTGGAGGCATGCCGCATGGCGCTCGAGCGGTCCGGTCTGGACGGGGGGGACGTGGACCTCATCGTCGTGGCCACCGCCACCCCTGACCGCCTGGTGCCCTCCCTCGCCTGCACGCTGCAGCGGGAACTGGGTTCTCGAGGGCCGGCCCTGGACATCAACGCCGGGTGTTCGGGATTCGTCTACGCCCTGGTCATCGCCTTACAACTCATGCGGGGAGGGCTGGCGTCTCGCGCCCTGGTGGTGGGCACGGAGACCCTCACGCGCATCGTGGACTGGAGGGACAGGTCCACCTGCGTGATCTTCGGGGACGGGGCGGGGGCGGCGCTGCTGGCTCCCTGTCCCGCCGGCGAGGGCATCATCGCCTCCTCCCTGGACGCTCAGGGTGGAGGGGACCGGCTCATCCGCGCCGAGGGAGGCGGCGCACGTATGATGGCCTCCCTGATGGGCGGCCTCCTGCGCGAGGTTTCCTCGCTCCCCCCTCCCCTGCCCGATATCCCGCGTAGCTGGGGGGACGCTTACCCCTTCATCCGCATGGACGGCAGAGAAGTGTTCCGGTTCGCGGTCAACAAGCTGTGCGCCACGGTGCGGGAGCTCTGCGCCGCCGCCGGGGTGAGGATGGACGACATAGCCCTCGTCATACCCCACCAGGCAAACCTGCGCATCCTCAACGCCTCCGCCGAAAGGCTCGGCTGCCCGCCGGACATCTTCTTCACCAACATCCACCGTTACGGCAACACCTCCTCCGCCTCCATCCCCATCGCGCTGGAGGAGGCCCTGCATGCCGGCCTCATCGGGGAGGGAGACCTGGTGGTGCTGGCGGCTTTCGGGGCGGGCATGACCTGGGGAGGGGTGCTGCTGCGCTGGCACCGAGGAACGGCGACCGGGACGGGGAGGGAGAAGGTATGA
- the fabG gene encoding 3-oxoacyl-[acyl-carrier-protein] reductase yields the protein MSVRERTVLVTGGSRGIGRAVALALAEEHGRIAINYHGNDVAAEECLELLRAKGAEGMLLKADVGDPSQVDKMFGQIREAWVGVDILVNNAGVRRDGLAVSMGDESWEEVMGTNLRGAFYCTRAALRSMLRRRWGRIINISSVAGLRGVRGQANYCASKAGLIGLTRSLAQEVAGRGITVNAVAPGLIVTEMTEDLPRESLDLILKAIPMQRAGRPEEVAAVVAFLASDSASYLTGQVICIDGGMLG from the coding sequence ATGAGCGTGCGGGAGAGAACGGTCCTGGTGACGGGCGGCTCGCGCGGCATCGGCCGCGCCGTCGCCCTCGCCCTCGCGGAGGAGCATGGCCGGATAGCCATAAATTACCATGGCAACGACGTCGCGGCCGAGGAATGCCTCGAGCTGCTGCGCGCGAAGGGGGCGGAAGGCATGCTGCTGAAAGCGGATGTCGGCGACCCCTCGCAGGTGGATAAGATGTTCGGTCAGATCAGGGAAGCGTGGGTAGGGGTGGATATCCTGGTCAACAACGCCGGGGTACGCAGGGACGGGCTCGCCGTCAGCATGGGAGACGAGAGCTGGGAGGAGGTCATGGGGACCAACCTGCGGGGAGCCTTCTACTGCACCCGCGCCGCGTTGAGGTCCATGCTGCGCAGACGGTGGGGACGGATCATCAACATCTCCTCCGTGGCGGGGCTCAGGGGGGTCAGGGGACAGGCGAACTACTGCGCCTCCAAGGCAGGGCTCATAGGGTTGACGCGCAGCCTGGCGCAGGAGGTGGCCGGACGCGGCATCACCGTCAACGCCGTCGCCCCGGGCCTGATCGTCACGGAGATGACCGAGGACCTGCCGCGGGAGAGCCTGGACCTCATCCTCAAGGCGATACCCATGCAGAGGGCCGGCAGGCCCGAAGAGGTCGCCGCCGTCGTAGCCTTCCTGGCCTCCGACAGCGCCTCCTACCTCACCGGGCAGGTGATCTGCATCGACGGAGGGATGCTGGGTTGA
- a CDS encoding acetyl-CoA carboxylase carboxyl transferase subunit beta codes for MRRLGHGMAERGRGAGTASLRERARGLWTRCGGCGLEVERAVLETALGVCPHCGYHHRMGVGDRVAYLFDPGSFLADTDEVRTSDPISFQEGAYLREALSLTGEAMLFGEAAVLGKPCVAALMDFSVFGGSMGIAVGELFRRACARSVERGYPLLAVACSGGARVQEGTPALLQMARVMFALAQLSEARLPFISLLCDPTSGGVAASFATAADVILAEPGALICFSGPRVVEQTLGIKPRPDFSRAESLLERGLVDMVVPRRRQREVIGGLLAFFERR; via the coding sequence TTGAGACGGCTGGGCCACGGCATGGCGGAAAGGGGTCGGGGGGCCGGGACGGCATCCCTGCGCGAGCGTGCCCGCGGATTATGGACGAGGTGCGGCGGGTGCGGCCTGGAGGTGGAACGCGCGGTTCTGGAAACGGCTTTGGGGGTCTGCCCGCACTGCGGCTACCACCACCGCATGGGCGTGGGCGATCGCGTGGCCTATCTCTTCGACCCGGGGTCCTTCCTCGCCGACACAGACGAGGTCCGCACCTCTGATCCCATATCTTTCCAGGAGGGAGCGTATCTGCGGGAGGCCCTCTCCCTTACCGGGGAAGCCATGCTCTTCGGGGAGGCCGCGGTGCTGGGAAAACCCTGCGTTGCCGCTCTCATGGACTTCTCCGTCTTCGGGGGCTCCATGGGGATTGCGGTGGGCGAGCTCTTCCGGCGCGCCTGCGCACGCAGCGTGGAGCGCGGATATCCCCTTCTGGCCGTGGCCTGTTCCGGCGGAGCGCGTGTCCAGGAGGGGACCCCGGCACTGCTGCAGATGGCCCGGGTCATGTTCGCCCTCGCCCAACTGTCCGAGGCGCGCCTGCCCTTCATATCCCTGCTCTGCGATCCCACCTCTGGGGGCGTGGCGGCGAGCTTCGCCACCGCGGCGGACGTGATCCTGGCGGAACCCGGAGCGCTCATATGCTTCAGCGGACCCAGGGTGGTGGAGCAGACGCTGGGCATCAAGCCGCGCCCTGATTTCTCCCGCGCCGAGTCCCTCCTGGAGAGAGGGCTGGTGGACATGGTGGTGCCCCGCCGGCGACAGCGCGAGGTGATCGGGGGCCTGCTGGCATTTTTCGAAAGGAGGTGA
- a CDS encoding acyl carrier protein, which produces MDEKEVFRRVREMLAGRQAVPAEEIAWDTRLKEDLEVDSLDLVELSMLVEEEYGIELFDEQIGAVSTVGDVVRLILDNVSARD; this is translated from the coding sequence ATGGACGAAAAAGAGGTGTTCCGGAGGGTAAGGGAGATGCTCGCGGGAAGGCAGGCCGTACCCGCGGAAGAGATCGCCTGGGACACGCGCCTGAAAGAGGACCTCGAGGTGGACTCCCTCGACCTGGTGGAGCTTTCCATGCTGGTGGAGGAGGAGTACGGCATCGAGCTCTTCGACGAGCAGATCGGCGCCGTGAGCACGGTGGGAGACGTGGTGCGCCTGATCCTGGATAACGTATCCGCGCGGGACTGA
- the fabF gene encoding beta-ketoacyl-ACP synthase II: MRRRVVITGLGPVTSLGIGTEAFWAALKEGRSGIAPISSFDPDGLPSRIAGEVSSLEMNEYMDARAAQRMDRFCHFAVAGARLALEDAGLTAGKELECAGVEPSRAAIIVGSGIGGMSTLESQHRVLMERGHARVSPFTIPMIIPNMAAGILAIMLGFTGPNLCTVTACAAGAHAIGMAFQLIAGGTADLCLAGGSEASITPLSVAGFCSMRALSTRNQEPEKASRPFDAHRDGFVIAEGAGLLVLESLEGALARGARIYCELAGFGMSCDAHHITAPDPESRGAARCMQEAMRSAGLDPGDIGYINAHGTSTPYNDRSETLAIKKALGEHAYSVPVSSTKSMTGHLLGAAGGVEAIATALVLHEGVIPPTINLETPDPECDLDYVPGEAREVEVGAALSNSFGFGGHNACLAFKAMGSAPDMGHLSPTTGTGRGL, translated from the coding sequence ATGAGACGCAGGGTGGTGATAACCGGACTGGGACCGGTCACCTCGCTGGGCATAGGAACGGAGGCTTTCTGGGCAGCCCTCAAGGAGGGGCGTTCGGGCATAGCGCCCATCTCCTCCTTCGATCCCGACGGGCTACCCAGCCGTATCGCCGGCGAGGTGTCCTCCCTCGAGATGAACGAATACATGGACGCCAGGGCGGCCCAGCGCATGGACCGCTTCTGTCACTTCGCGGTGGCCGGCGCACGCCTCGCCCTGGAGGACGCGGGACTCACGGCGGGGAAGGAGCTGGAGTGCGCGGGAGTGGAGCCCTCGCGTGCGGCCATCATCGTGGGCTCGGGAATCGGGGGCATGTCCACCTTGGAAAGCCAACACCGGGTGCTGATGGAGCGCGGGCACGCGCGGGTAAGCCCCTTCACCATACCCATGATCATCCCCAACATGGCGGCGGGAATCCTCGCCATCATGCTGGGATTCACGGGACCCAACCTATGCACGGTCACCGCCTGTGCCGCCGGGGCCCACGCCATCGGCATGGCTTTCCAGCTCATCGCCGGCGGAACGGCCGACCTGTGCCTGGCGGGAGGATCCGAGGCCAGCATCACGCCGCTCTCCGTCGCCGGTTTCTGCTCCATGCGCGCCCTTTCCACGCGCAACCAGGAACCGGAGAAGGCCAGCAGGCCTTTTGATGCCCACCGCGACGGCTTCGTCATCGCCGAGGGAGCGGGGTTGCTGGTGCTGGAGAGCCTGGAGGGAGCCCTGGCCAGAGGGGCGAGGATCTACTGCGAGCTGGCGGGCTTCGGCATGAGCTGCGATGCCCACCATATCACCGCCCCGGACCCGGAATCGCGAGGCGCGGCCCGGTGCATGCAGGAAGCCATGCGCTCCGCGGGCCTGGATCCCGGAGATATAGGCTATATCAACGCCCACGGCACCTCCACTCCCTACAACGACCGCAGCGAGACCCTGGCCATCAAGAAAGCGCTGGGGGAACATGCCTACTCGGTCCCGGTCTCCTCCACCAAGTCCATGACCGGGCATCTGCTGGGAGCGGCTGGCGGCGTGGAGGCCATCGCCACGGCGCTGGTCCTGCACGAGGGGGTGATCCCTCCCACCATCAACCTGGAGACGCCGGACCCGGAATGTGACCTCGATTACGTACCCGGCGAGGCGCGCGAGGTGGAGGTGGGAGCGGCGCTGAGCAACTCCTTCGGATTCGGCGGACACAACGCCTGCCTGGCCTTCAAGGCCATGGGGTCAGCCCCGGACATGGGACATCTCTCGCCCACCACCGGCACCGGTCGGGGCCTATAG
- a CDS encoding class I SAM-dependent methyltransferase — MDIPRIFEIAESAHRIHNPFTPEKLATLGAALRLERGTRVLDLGSGSGEMLCTWARDHGVVGTGIDMSRLFTEQARLRAEELGVADRVKFIHDDAAGYVSAEKVDVAACLGATWIAGGVAGTIELLAQSLRSGGIILIGEPYWRQLPPTEDVARECDAGSISDFLTLPGLLASFGRLDYDVVEMVLADQDSWDRYEAAQWLTMRRWPEANPDDEFAKEVRAKLDTEPERYAAYTREYLGWGVFALMKR, encoded by the coding sequence TTGGATATTCCACGGATCTTCGAGATCGCCGAAAGCGCTCACCGCATCCATAACCCGTTCACGCCCGAAAAGCTCGCCACCCTCGGCGCGGCGCTGCGCCTGGAAAGGGGGACCCGAGTGCTCGACCTCGGCAGCGGTTCGGGAGAGATGCTGTGCACCTGGGCCCGCGATCACGGAGTCGTCGGAACCGGCATCGACATGAGCCGGTTGTTCACCGAGCAAGCGAGGCTCCGCGCGGAAGAGCTCGGTGTCGCCGATCGGGTCAAGTTCATCCATGACGATGCCGCAGGCTACGTCTCCGCGGAAAAGGTCGATGTGGCAGCCTGTCTCGGCGCCACGTGGATCGCCGGGGGAGTGGCCGGCACCATCGAGCTCCTGGCGCAGAGCCTTCGCTCCGGAGGGATCATCCTCATCGGCGAGCCCTACTGGCGCCAGTTACCGCCCACGGAAGATGTCGCCAGAGAGTGTGATGCCGGCTCGATCTCCGACTTTCTCACCCTTCCGGGACTTCTCGCGTCTTTCGGCCGCCTCGACTACGACGTCGTGGAGATGGTCCTGGCGGACCAGGACAGCTGGGACAGATACGAGGCGGCCCAATGGCTCACCATGCGCCGATGGCCTGAAGCCAATCCCGACGACGAGTTCGCGAAAGAGGTTCGAGCCAAACTGGACACGGAACCCGAGCGCTACGCCGCCTACACGCGTGAATACCTGGGCTGGGGCGTCTTCGCGCTGATGAAGCGGTGA
- a CDS encoding 4Fe-4S binding protein has translation MAPEEEARGRRYVVVEEGVIRPTDPKPYRVVPRLPGDYPQVPKVYLDAAQALSSPLLSNPPLCDELLAFVQHLWTEEEASLVRHLHPFRGRSCAELARAEGRPVAEVEGILHRLETEKRSIGSSGSGARRRYRLKRILGQIFEETLMGHDPENLSDWHKRFIVLWEDLFMTGWMLDYQRAYKMDSSRVVPLSETIQAIQSAMPYDKLETIMERYDRFAVTNCQCRMSAQVLGKGCGKPISNCLVMGEWVDKRVNDGWYREVSRKDALEIKAEAAANGLVSWVINIQDGKGQASCSCCACCCYSFRLVTEFACPSVIAPPHFIPSVDASRCTFCGKCAKACPIAALTVDTKAKEHRRLPERCIGCGLCAVTCAKAKAVTMVPAPDHRRPPRNMFSLIAGQAPGMLKSAWQVSRKYRRGVLP, from the coding sequence ATGGCACCGGAAGAAGAGGCCAGGGGCAGACGATACGTGGTCGTCGAGGAGGGCGTCATCCGCCCCACCGACCCCAAACCCTACCGGGTCGTGCCCAGGCTGCCCGGCGACTACCCGCAGGTCCCCAAGGTATACCTCGACGCCGCCCAGGCGCTCTCCAGCCCCCTGCTCTCCAACCCGCCACTATGCGACGAACTGCTGGCCTTCGTCCAGCACCTGTGGACGGAGGAGGAAGCCTCTCTGGTCCGCCACCTGCATCCCTTCCGGGGAAGGAGCTGCGCCGAGCTGGCCAGGGCCGAGGGAAGGCCGGTGGCCGAGGTGGAGGGCATCCTGCACCGCCTGGAGACGGAGAAGAGGTCCATAGGGAGCAGCGGAAGCGGGGCCAGGAGGCGCTACCGGTTGAAGCGCATCCTGGGCCAGATCTTCGAGGAGACCCTCATGGGGCACGACCCGGAGAACCTGAGCGACTGGCACAAGCGTTTCATCGTGCTCTGGGAGGACCTCTTCATGACCGGCTGGATGCTCGATTACCAGCGGGCCTACAAGATGGACTCGTCGCGGGTGGTGCCGCTGAGCGAGACCATCCAGGCCATCCAGTCGGCGATGCCTTACGACAAGCTCGAGACGATCATGGAGCGCTACGACAGGTTCGCGGTCACCAACTGCCAATGCCGCATGTCGGCGCAGGTGCTGGGAAAGGGCTGCGGTAAGCCCATCTCCAACTGCCTGGTGATGGGAGAATGGGTGGATAAACGGGTGAACGACGGCTGGTACCGGGAAGTGAGCCGCAAGGACGCACTGGAGATAAAGGCCGAGGCCGCCGCGAACGGGCTGGTGAGCTGGGTGATAAACATCCAGGACGGGAAGGGGCAGGCCTCCTGTTCCTGCTGCGCCTGCTGCTGCTACAGCTTCCGGCTGGTGACGGAGTTCGCCTGCCCGAGCGTCATCGCCCCGCCCCATTTCATCCCTTCCGTCGACGCCTCGCGGTGCACCTTCTGCGGCAAATGCGCCAAGGCCTGTCCCATCGCAGCCCTCACCGTGGACACCAAGGCCAAGGAGCACCGCCGCCTGCCGGAGCGCTGTATCGGCTGCGGGCTGTGCGCGGTGACGTGCGCCAAGGCGAAGGCGGTGACCATGGTGCCGGCCCCCGATCACCGGCGGCCGCCCAGGAATATGTTCTCGCTGATCGCGGGGCAGGCGCCCGGCATGCTCAAGTCCGCCTGGCAGGTCTCGAGAAAGTACCGGCGCGGAGTGCTCCCCTGA
- a CDS encoding 4Fe-4S binding protein, whose amino-acid sequence MMTNAKKLAGLSALAAAGAGALVVSRMKPSTRAYIRSVGWHRPDLWLHGLFYFGHTLQYIRIGRWATGFAHRIPGHVRRHYAETYHGKLVPLEEAQKLVTVSEEIELRDLEKVIPFSMCRDIVLENPDAILACKCVCRMTSPNHCQPDEVCLVIGEPYVSYILDHQPEFCRRVTAEEAVKILRQTDEAGCLHAAFFKNVTRGRFYAICNCCPCCCVALKSHRFHGVPFYGHSGLEPSFSDACNGCRKCVEACLFEALTPGGKRRPPVLDREACMGCGACRAACPQGAVTLVEATSRPAPLRLDELLERRH is encoded by the coding sequence ATGATGACAAACGCGAAAAAGCTGGCAGGCCTGTCGGCGCTGGCCGCGGCGGGAGCGGGGGCCTTGGTCGTCTCACGCATGAAGCCCTCCACGCGCGCCTACATCAGGTCGGTGGGGTGGCACCGGCCCGACCTCTGGCTGCACGGCCTGTTCTACTTCGGCCACACCCTGCAGTACATCCGCATTGGCAGGTGGGCCACGGGCTTCGCCCACCGCATACCGGGCCACGTAAGGAGGCACTACGCCGAAACCTACCACGGCAAGCTGGTGCCCCTGGAGGAGGCCCAGAAACTGGTAACCGTCTCCGAGGAAATCGAGCTGCGCGACCTGGAGAAGGTGATCCCCTTCAGCATGTGTAGAGACATCGTGCTGGAGAACCCCGACGCCATCCTGGCATGCAAGTGCGTATGCCGCATGACCTCTCCCAATCACTGCCAGCCCGATGAGGTGTGCCTGGTCATCGGGGAGCCCTACGTCAGCTATATCCTCGACCACCAGCCCGAGTTCTGCCGGAGGGTCACGGCGGAGGAAGCGGTGAAGATACTGCGCCAGACGGACGAGGCCGGCTGCCTGCACGCCGCCTTCTTCAAGAACGTGACCCGGGGCCGCTTCTACGCCATCTGCAACTGCTGCCCGTGCTGCTGCGTGGCGCTGAAGTCGCACCGCTTCCACGGCGTGCCCTTCTACGGCCACTCCGGGCTGGAGCCCTCGTTTTCCGATGCCTGTAACGGCTGCCGCAAGTGCGTCGAGGCCTGTCTCTTCGAAGCCCTCACCCCCGGCGGCAAGCGCCGACCCCCCGTCCTGGATCGGGAAGCCTGCATGGGCTGCGGAGCCTGCCGTGCCGCCTGCCCCCAGGGGGCCGTCACCCTGGTGGAGGCCACGAGCCGTCCCGCTCCCCTCCGCCTGGACGAGCTGCTGGAGAGGCGCCACTGA